A DNA window from Patescibacteria group bacterium contains the following coding sequences:
- a CDS encoding lysine--tRNA ligase codes for MPQDLGATEKELIENRKSKISDLIKLGVDPFPSETGRNTTAAEIIDQQDTLIKSEKEVTAAGRIMARRGHGKLCFVDLVDESGKIQAVLRADFLPEKDLEVVALLDAGDFLEVTGKVFVTKAGELSIEAHAAKILTKSIRPLPEQWFGLKDVETRYRERYVDLIVNSEVKEKFYIRSKVIQSLREFLIGQGFMEVDTPVLQPIPGGASAKPFQTHYNAYETDVFLRIAPELYLKRLVVGGFEKVFEFARSFRNEGVDATHNPEFTNLEFYWAYADYEKLMNLTEEMIRSVVKSINGGKLEMELDGKQIDFGQKFTRVTFDELTHGQNTDAAFKEGVAKIVAPTFVTNHPTELIPLAKRNAKNPEVVDTFQLVINGLEMAKAFSELNDPVDQRNRFEAQMKLREKGDQEAQLIDEDFLKAIEYGMPPTAGFGIGVDRFVRLLTNSKTLREILFFPFMK; via the coding sequence ATGCCACAAGATTTGGGTGCGACCGAAAAAGAGCTTATCGAAAATAGAAAAAGCAAGATCTCTGATCTTATCAAGTTGGGAGTAGATCCATTCCCTTCCGAAACCGGAAGAAACACCACTGCCGCCGAGATTATTGACCAGCAGGATACATTGATCAAATCAGAAAAAGAAGTGACTGCGGCTGGCCGTATTATGGCTCGTAGGGGGCATGGCAAGCTTTGCTTCGTTGATTTAGTTGACGAGTCGGGCAAAATCCAGGCGGTGCTTCGAGCGGACTTCCTACCAGAAAAAGATTTGGAAGTTGTCGCTCTGCTCGATGCTGGCGACTTTCTAGAGGTTACTGGCAAAGTTTTCGTGACCAAAGCAGGGGAGCTTTCGATCGAAGCTCATGCGGCCAAGATTTTGACCAAGTCAATCCGTCCGCTTCCCGAGCAGTGGTTTGGCCTGAAAGACGTCGAGACGAGATACCGAGAGCGTTATGTCGATCTGATTGTCAACTCAGAAGTCAAAGAGAAGTTTTATATTCGGTCCAAAGTCATCCAATCATTACGCGAATTCCTTATTGGCCAGGGCTTTATGGAAGTAGATACGCCTGTTCTCCAACCAATTCCTGGCGGAGCCTCAGCAAAGCCATTTCAGACCCATTACAACGCCTATGAGACGGATGTATTTCTGCGGATTGCACCAGAGCTATATTTGAAGAGATTGGTCGTCGGAGGATTTGAAAAAGTTTTCGAATTCGCCCGAAGCTTTCGCAATGAAGGTGTTGATGCGACTCACAACCCTGAGTTTACAAATCTCGAATTCTATTGGGCCTATGCTGATTATGAGAAATTGATGAATCTGACTGAAGAGATGATCCGTTCTGTTGTTAAATCAATCAATGGCGGAAAGCTTGAGATGGAGCTCGATGGCAAGCAGATTGATTTTGGCCAAAAATTCACAAGAGTTACATTTGACGAGTTAACCCACGGGCAGAATACTGACGCTGCATTTAAGGAAGGCGTAGCTAAGATTGTGGCTCCAACATTTGTGACCAACCATCCGACTGAGCTTATTCCGTTGGCCAAGAGAAACGCCAAGAATCCAGAGGTTGTCGACACTTTCCAGCTTGTTATAAATGGCTTGGAGATGGCCAAAGCTTTCTCGGAGCTGAACGACCCTGTTGACCAAAGAAACAGATTTGAGGCGCAGATGAAACTTCGCGAGAAGGGCGACCAGGAAGCTCAGCTGATTGACGAGGATTTCCTAAAGGCGATAGAATATGGCATGCCACCGACGGCTGGGTTCGGTATCGGGGTAGACCGCTTCGTCAGATTGCTCACAAATTCGAAAACCTTGAGAGAGATATTATTCTTCCCATTCATGAAATAA
- a CDS encoding HPF/RaiA family ribosome-associated protein yields MKVEFHIKEIVITAKQKSLIEKKILKLKRYIKDEPLVVDVYLRDETSAEKGGVDQSVELSATFGTEKMFVKEIDDRLMRAFAFAYKKLERNLQEFHRKRVDFSQGKEGRINKLLKRFGLRR; encoded by the coding sequence ATGAAGGTTGAGTTTCACATCAAGGAGATCGTAATCACGGCCAAACAAAAGTCGTTGATCGAAAAGAAAATTTTAAAGTTGAAGAGATATATTAAGGACGAGCCACTCGTCGTCGACGTTTATCTGCGAGACGAGACTAGCGCCGAAAAGGGTGGAGTAGATCAGTCGGTTGAATTGTCAGCTACATTTGGGACTGAGAAAATGTTTGTCAAAGAGATCGATGATCGTCTGATGAGAGCATTTGCCTTTGCATACAAGAAGCTAGAGAGAAATTTACAAGAATTTCATCGCAAAAGAGTCGACTTCAGCCAGGGTAAAGAGGGCCGCATCAACAAGCTTCTCAAAAGGTTTGGACTAAGAAGATAA
- the mrdA gene encoding penicillin-binding protein 2, producing MDIFGNFYKLKGDKEVRKVQSKAELDFSYSDVASLPVGKIESVAKPVSLKIFQIVIVLAFALLLGRLFTIQVTKGEINQKLAEGNRIRPRILEAARGIISDANGVWLARNRASFALAVYPSDLPKNKVEREQIYARLAELTGLAAAEIKTEAEKNTLASLDEVIIKDNISHDDALILEEKANGLQGVFVAKKPTREYQSVAGMAHLLGYTGIISENNLKEHPEYYSSDKIGKTGLEATYEDYLRGVHGIEQMEVDSKGNVVKILVKEENQQPVSGDNLVLNLDFDLQTKAAEALQRGLDSAKAATQVEALGGVVAIMDVNSGAVKSLVSLPSYDNNIFSTKISAIDYQTIINDPNLPMFNRATMGVYPPGSVSKIILASAGLAEGTITKNTSIVTPAAITIGEYVFPDWKDHSYESTNVERAIAESNNVFFYSLGGGYDKIKGLGIDKIKKYWQLFGLGQPTGIDLTSEASGLLPDAAWKKKVQNLPWYLGDTYHASIGQGDLLVTPLQMLRATAAIANGGKLISPQIVNRVVAPDGQVVKTFEPRVENPSVVPADVIKTVQEGMRLTITDGSARNLSDLPFSVAGKTGTAQFLNNQKTHAWFEAYAPYENPEIAILVMVEGGGGGHEIAAPVAKEILQYYFSKK from the coding sequence ATGGATATTTTTGGAAATTTCTACAAACTCAAGGGCGACAAAGAAGTTAGAAAAGTTCAGTCTAAGGCTGAGCTTGATTTTTCGTATTCAGATGTCGCCTCGCTTCCGGTGGGCAAGATCGAGAGCGTGGCCAAGCCTGTTTCTCTCAAAATATTTCAAATCGTCATAGTCTTGGCCTTTGCGCTTTTGCTCGGTCGTCTTTTCACGATCCAGGTGACCAAGGGAGAAATCAACCAAAAGTTGGCCGAGGGCAACCGAATTCGTCCTCGTATTCTCGAGGCGGCCAGGGGAATTATTTCTGATGCCAACGGTGTCTGGCTGGCTCGAAACCGTGCCTCCTTTGCCTTGGCGGTTTACCCCTCCGATCTGCCGAAGAATAAGGTGGAGCGTGAGCAGATCTATGCTCGGCTTGCCGAATTAACTGGCCTTGCCGCGGCTGAGATCAAGACTGAAGCAGAGAAAAATACTCTGGCTTCACTCGATGAAGTGATTATCAAAGATAATATTTCGCATGACGATGCGCTGATTTTGGAAGAGAAGGCCAACGGTTTGCAGGGCGTTTTTGTGGCCAAGAAGCCGACGAGGGAATATCAGAGCGTCGCGGGGATGGCTCATCTTTTGGGTTATACCGGTATCATTTCGGAGAATAATTTGAAGGAGCATCCAGAGTATTATTCCTCAGACAAGATCGGCAAGACTGGCCTCGAGGCGACTTATGAGGATTATCTGCGGGGTGTACACGGCATAGAGCAGATGGAGGTTGATTCGAAGGGTAATGTCGTCAAGATTTTGGTCAAAGAGGAGAATCAGCAACCAGTGTCGGGTGACAATCTGGTTCTGAACCTCGACTTTGATCTACAAACGAAAGCGGCGGAGGCATTGCAAAGGGGATTGGACTCGGCCAAGGCGGCGACTCAGGTAGAAGCTCTGGGCGGAGTGGTCGCAATAATGGACGTGAACAGCGGTGCAGTTAAATCCTTGGTTTCACTGCCTAGCTACGATAATAATATTTTTTCTACCAAGATTAGCGCAATTGATTATCAAACAATAATCAATGACCCGAATCTGCCGATGTTTAACCGCGCCACCATGGGGGTTTACCCTCCTGGGTCAGTTTCAAAGATTATTTTGGCCTCTGCCGGGCTGGCTGAGGGCACTATCACCAAGAATACTTCGATTGTGACACCGGCGGCCATTACGATTGGCGAATATGTTTTCCCAGACTGGAAAGACCACAGTTACGAATCGACCAACGTTGAGCGCGCAATTGCCGAGTCCAACAATGTATTTTTCTATTCACTAGGTGGCGGGTATGACAAGATCAAGGGCTTGGGTATCGACAAGATCAAGAAATATTGGCAATTGTTTGGCTTGGGTCAGCCGACTGGAATTGATCTGACCAGCGAGGCGAGTGGTCTCTTGCCTGACGCAGCTTGGAAAAAGAAGGTTCAGAATCTGCCATGGTATTTGGGTGATACTTATCATGCCTCGATCGGCCAGGGCGATCTATTAGTGACTCCCTTGCAAATGCTTCGGGCGACTGCGGCTATAGCGAACGGGGGCAAATTAATCAGTCCGCAGATCGTGAACAGAGTGGTGGCACCCGACGGCCAAGTCGTGAAAACTTTTGAGCCTCGGGTAGAGAATCCTAGTGTGGTGCCTGCCGACGTAATCAAAACAGTCCAGGAGGGCATGCGACTGACAATTACCGACGGCTCGGCCCGTAATCTTAGCGATTTGCCCTTCTCTGTTGCCGGCAAAACTGGCACAGCCCAGTTTCTAAACAATCAGAAGACCCATGCTTGGTTTGAGGCCTACGCGCCATACGAAAATCCAGAAATCGCAATATTAGTAATGGTCGAAGGTGGAGGCGGCGGTCACGAAATCGCCGCTCCGGTAGCAAAAGAAATTTTGCAGTACTATTTTAGTAAAAAGTAA
- the mreC gene encoding rod shape-determining protein MreC, protein MNKRAKQLIMSFVILLLCLIVFYGPIKQVFRGAFSASTRSTRGFLAQSGMNFRHSFDFIFKIKDLRNENEELSNKLLQLEVDHSYTAELEIENAMLKKELGFLSEAEKGSLVPARIIQRDPIAFLDYIVIDKGEKDGIALRAAVVYNNVLVGQVSEVFSTSARVTLITSKDSMVQAMLQNSRSNGLLKGGISGLYIDNIVLDTEYVAGENIITSGLGGTMKQGILIGTAGKVESYSSGIFKSIEVQPLVDLSKLEMVFVEK, encoded by the coding sequence ATGAACAAAAGAGCCAAACAATTGATCATGTCATTTGTCATTTTGCTCCTCTGCCTGATTGTATTCTATGGGCCGATCAAGCAGGTCTTTCGAGGTGCGTTTTCGGCTTCAACTCGATCCACTCGCGGTTTTCTGGCCCAAAGCGGCATGAACTTCCGGCACAGCTTTGACTTCATTTTCAAGATTAAGGATCTAAGAAATGAAAATGAAGAACTCTCCAATAAATTACTTCAGCTAGAAGTTGATCACAGTTATACTGCCGAGCTCGAGATTGAAAATGCAATGCTGAAAAAGGAGCTCGGTTTCCTGTCTGAAGCAGAAAAGGGAAGCCTCGTCCCAGCTCGAATTATCCAGCGCGACCCGATCGCTTTCTTGGACTATATCGTCATAGACAAAGGGGAGAAGGACGGTATCGCTCTCAGGGCGGCCGTGGTCTACAACAATGTCCTGGTCGGACAGGTAAGCGAAGTTTTTTCGACTTCCGCCCGAGTTACTTTGATCACGAGCAAAGATTCAATGGTGCAGGCGATGCTTCAAAATTCTCGATCAAATGGGCTTCTCAAAGGTGGCATTTCTGGTCTATATATTGATAATATTGTCTTGGATACCGAATATGTGGCAGGGGAGAATATTATAACATCCGGGCTCGGCGGGACGATGAAACAGGGGATTTTGATCGGGACGGCCGGCAAAGTCGAATCATATTCGTCGGGAATTTTCAAAAGCATCGAAGTCCAGCCATTGGTAGATTTGTCAAAATTAGAGATGGTATTTGTAGAAAAATGA
- a CDS encoding guanosine monophosphate reductase, with translation MPTKFDPGYSYGDLILKPRHSSIFPAQVDTSINLDRKLQLRVPIITSPMRSVTGLETTIAAGRAGALGILPRSYLPDDLIETIFRAKQHEVPVGVALDLSYRDGTEFLKLMRLVERAVKAGADLILGDTADADADWYGDSLAQVCKVVSALKQEFPHIVTMGGNIATYDAASYLIDAGASTLRVGIGPGHICIYRTQTGNGVPQATAIREVARALAVSNRSVQLIADGGIETNGQIVIALALGASAVMMGNQFAGCDESPAPRKRFRKEDVPERYHRYFGKWKSKEFCLYSGMGSPKEIEHSLKLKQREYHGLKNTRLPAGGEIWVPACGPISDKIAEMQAAIVEGMYAQGCQRIEKLWEYADFYICSHSAQQEHGLNGWVAG, from the coding sequence ATGCCAACAAAATTTGACCCAGGATATTCTTACGGCGATTTGATATTGAAACCACGGCACAGCTCAATATTCCCTGCCCAAGTTGATACATCAATTAATTTGGACAGAAAATTGCAACTCCGAGTTCCAATCATCACTTCACCGATGCGATCCGTAACAGGGCTTGAAACTACAATTGCGGCCGGTAGAGCTGGCGCACTTGGTATTTTGCCCCGTTCATATCTTCCCGATGACCTGATTGAGACAATCTTTCGGGCCAAACAACACGAAGTCCCTGTTGGGGTGGCTCTAGACTTGAGCTATCGAGACGGAACAGAGTTTCTCAAACTGATGCGGCTGGTCGAAAGAGCCGTAAAAGCAGGCGCCGACTTGATCCTCGGCGACACGGCCGACGCAGACGCAGACTGGTACGGCGACTCGCTTGCTCAAGTCTGCAAAGTGGTTAGTGCCCTGAAACAAGAATTCCCTCATATTGTAACGATGGGTGGGAATATTGCCACTTACGACGCCGCCTCTTACCTAATAGACGCAGGCGCCAGCACATTGCGTGTTGGGATTGGTCCCGGCCATATTTGTATATATCGGACACAGACCGGAAACGGCGTGCCCCAAGCAACCGCCATTCGCGAGGTTGCTCGAGCCTTGGCCGTTAGTAATCGGTCAGTGCAACTTATTGCAGACGGAGGGATCGAGACAAACGGACAGATCGTTATCGCTCTGGCCCTCGGCGCCAGTGCAGTAATGATGGGGAATCAGTTCGCGGGATGCGACGAATCGCCCGCTCCACGCAAACGATTTCGCAAAGAAGATGTCCCCGAACGGTACCATCGATATTTCGGAAAATGGAAAAGTAAGGAGTTCTGCCTCTATAGTGGCATGGGCTCGCCGAAAGAAATCGAGCACTCGCTCAAGCTCAAGCAGCGCGAATATCACGGGTTGAAAAATACCCGTCTGCCGGCCGGCGGAGAGATCTGGGTTCCCGCCTGTGGTCCTATCAGCGACAAAATTGCAGAAATGCAAGCCGCAATCGTTGAAGGAATGTACGCGCAAGGATGCCAGCGGATTGAAAAACTCTGGGAATATGCAGATTTCTACATCTGCTCCCACTCCGCTCAACAGGAACACGGCCTCAACGGCTGGGTTGCAGGATAA
- the greA gene encoding transcription elongation factor GreA: protein MSNYVTKEGLEKLKIQLEETRNKLKETSIKIKEARELGDLSENAEYHEAKNEQSFLMGKEAELDQKIKNAQVIEKSGKTDVIMVGSTVKIDDDGEIMEYALVGSDEADPMKGMISVDSPIGASLIGHKKGDSIEVKTPGGSSMCKIISVS, encoded by the coding sequence ATGAGCAATTACGTCACAAAAGAAGGTCTGGAAAAACTGAAAATCCAGCTCGAGGAAACTAGGAACAAATTAAAAGAAACCAGTATCAAGATCAAAGAAGCTCGCGAACTTGGTGATCTTTCAGAAAACGCTGAATATCACGAAGCCAAGAACGAGCAGTCTTTTTTGATGGGCAAAGAAGCCGAACTTGATCAAAAAATAAAGAATGCACAGGTAATCGAAAAATCAGGCAAGACTGATGTTATCATGGTTGGCTCGACTGTGAAGATTGACGATGATGGTGAAATCATGGAGTACGCACTTGTCGGATCTGACGAAGCTGACCCGATGAAGGGTATGATCTCAGTCGATTCTCCAATCGGCGCATCATTGATCGGTCACAAGAAGGGCGACAGCATCGAAGTGAAAACTCCAGGCGGAAGCTCAATGTGCAAGATCATTAGCGTCAGCTAA
- the serS gene encoding serine--tRNA ligase, producing the protein MLDIKLIRENPEEIKKAIARKGSEPALIDDALDLDKRRRDLTVKIEDLQSKLNKLSKDVVSLHGQQKIDIINEASTVSEKIKQLKPELDKTNIEYRNIMMELPNPPAKEVIDGESDKDNTVNRKWGEPTKFDYKVQDNVEIGLNLDLIDTERAGKVAGSRFYYLKREMVVLEMALFHYALDTLMAEGFIPMIPPVMLNKASMEGAGYLPQGADEIYKTQDDLYLVGTAEQPLAAYHSNEVLAEKELPLRYAGISTCFRREAGSHGKDVRGILRGHQFNKIEMFSFTKPEDSAKEHDFLVSLEEKIMQGLELPYQVVNICAGDLGAPASKKFDLEVWMPGEEAYRETHSCSNCTDFQARRLNIRYKTKAGKTEFVHTLNGTAFSERPLIAILENYQEKDGSIRVPKVLQKYCGFDVIKR; encoded by the coding sequence ATGCTGGATATTAAGTTAATTCGCGAAAACCCAGAAGAAATTAAGAAAGCTATTGCTCGCAAAGGATCGGAGCCAGCTCTAATTGACGATGCACTCGATCTGGACAAACGTCGCCGAGATTTGACGGTCAAAATCGAAGATCTCCAAAGCAAATTGAATAAACTTTCCAAGGACGTAGTTTCACTTCACGGCCAGCAGAAGATCGATATTATCAACGAGGCCAGCACGGTCTCAGAGAAGATCAAACAATTGAAGCCGGAACTGGATAAGACCAATATCGAATATCGAAATATCATGATGGAGCTTCCCAACCCGCCTGCTAAAGAGGTGATTGATGGAGAGTCCGACAAGGATAATACTGTCAACCGCAAATGGGGAGAGCCAACCAAGTTCGATTACAAAGTCCAAGATAATGTTGAAATCGGTTTGAACCTTGATCTTATAGATACCGAAAGAGCTGGCAAAGTGGCAGGCTCTAGGTTCTATTATCTGAAGCGCGAAATGGTCGTCTTGGAGATGGCGTTGTTCCATTATGCTCTCGATACATTGATGGCCGAGGGATTCATCCCGATGATACCTCCCGTCATGCTCAACAAGGCCTCAATGGAGGGCGCTGGATACTTGCCGCAGGGCGCGGACGAGATCTACAAAACACAAGATGACTTGTATCTGGTTGGCACAGCTGAGCAGCCGCTGGCGGCCTATCACTCAAACGAAGTCTTGGCCGAGAAGGAATTGCCGCTTCGATACGCGGGCATCTCTACTTGTTTTCGTCGTGAAGCGGGAAGCCATGGCAAGGATGTTCGTGGGATTCTGCGAGGTCACCAATTCAACAAAATTGAGATGTTTTCCTTCACCAAGCCAGAGGATTCTGCCAAGGAGCATGATTTTCTAGTATCACTAGAAGAAAAAATAATGCAGGGGCTAGAACTTCCATATCAAGTGGTCAATATTTGTGCCGGCGACCTGGGCGCTCCAGCGTCGAAGAAATTTGATCTTGAAGTTTGGATGCCAGGGGAGGAGGCCTATCGTGAGACGCACTCTTGTTCCAATTGCACCGATTTCCAAGCTCGACGTTTGAATATCCGTTACAAGACCAAGGCGGGCAAGACTGAATTCGTTCACACTTTGAACGGTACTGCCTTTTCTGAGAGACCATTGATCGCAATTCTGGAAAATTATCAAGAGAAGGACGGTTCGATTAGAGTTCCCAAGGTGCTCCAAAAATATTGTGGATTTGATGTAATTAAAAGATAG
- a CDS encoding rod shape-determining protein, whose amino-acid sequence MRNPFSKLLGHFSHDIGIDLGTANTLIYVRGRGVVIREPSVVAINKHTKDILAVGEEAKRMVGRTPSHIVAIRPLVDGVISDFEITEQMLKYFFDRVHREKFAFIPRPRVVIGIPHNVTEVERRAVEEGAINAGAREVYLIEEPIAAAIGARLPIQDASGSMIIDIGGGTTEVAIISLGGVVASRSLRIAGDEMNEDIIQYARDKFNLLLGERTAEDIKIKIGSAMEMKEKLEAPMRGRDLVTGLPKEIIVSDTQIREAIKKSVNQILESIRATMEESPPELLADIMDRGIVLSGGGALLRGLDHRIAIETQTQVIIADDPLTGVVRGTGMVLEDIEMLHDVLLPREFNR is encoded by the coding sequence ATGAGAAATCCATTTTCAAAATTATTAGGCCATTTCTCCCATGACATCGGGATTGATTTGGGCACGGCCAACACCCTGATTTATGTCCGAGGGCGTGGCGTTGTGATTCGCGAACCTTCCGTGGTAGCGATCAACAAGCACACCAAAGATATTTTGGCTGTTGGCGAAGAGGCCAAGCGGATGGTCGGCCGAACACCATCTCATATTGTGGCGATCCGCCCGCTGGTGGACGGCGTTATTTCTGACTTTGAAATTACTGAGCAGATGCTCAAATACTTTTTTGATCGAGTTCACAGAGAGAAATTTGCTTTCATCCCTCGTCCTCGAGTTGTGATTGGCATACCGCACAACGTTACCGAAGTAGAGCGTCGTGCTGTTGAGGAGGGCGCGATCAACGCCGGTGCGAGAGAAGTCTATCTAATCGAAGAGCCGATCGCAGCCGCCATCGGGGCCAGATTACCAATCCAGGACGCGTCTGGAAGCATGATTATTGATATTGGTGGAGGCACGACCGAAGTGGCGATTATCTCTCTCGGTGGTGTGGTCGCTTCACGCTCACTCAGAATCGCTGGGGACGAAATGAACGAAGATATTATTCAATATGCTAGAGACAAGTTTAATCTCCTTCTGGGCGAGCGAACGGCCGAGGATATCAAAATCAAAATCGGTAGTGCCATGGAGATGAAAGAAAAACTTGAGGCTCCCATGCGTGGGCGGGACTTGGTAACAGGACTGCCCAAGGAAATTATCGTGAGCGACACTCAGATTCGAGAAGCGATCAAGAAATCAGTAAATCAGATATTGGAAAGTATTCGTGCGACGATGGAAGAATCTCCGCCAGAATTACTTGCCGATATTATGGATCGCGGAATTGTTCTCTCCGGCGGCGGCGCGCTCTTGCGTGGGCTTGACCATCGAATCGCGATCGAGACTCAAACTCAGGTTATCATCGCTGACGACCCGCTGACCGGGGTGGTCCGAGGTACGGGAATGGTCCTGGAGGATATCGAGATGCTTCATGATGTCCTGTTGCCAAGAGAATTTAATCGATAG